A single window of Apus apus isolate bApuApu2 chromosome 18, bApuApu2.pri.cur, whole genome shotgun sequence DNA harbors:
- the AGPAT1 gene encoding 1-acyl-sn-glycerol-3-phosphate acyltransferase alpha yields the protein MELLLLHYPFTVLFLAFLVLYQLNPAFKYFCKMTFYNAWLLALSVLVIICSIPRGRNVENMKFFRISLLPLKYILGIKIVVKGKENLRTKKPFVLVLNHQTSLDILVMMEILPNRCAPIAKKEILYMGTFGLACWLAGLIFIDRKKKKESISTLTEVAHSLHKENLRVLIFPEGTRNHDGSMLPFKSGAFQLAVKAQVPIIPAVISSYCNFYNQKEKRFTPGKSIIQILPEVETLGLGPDDVPKLTAQVRDSMLITYQQISGMANGASQE from the exons ATGGAGCTTCTGCTCCTTCACTACCCGTTCACTGTGCTGTTCCTCGCCTTCCTAGTCCTTTACCAGCTGAATCCTGCATTCAAATACTTTTGCAAGATGACCTTCTACAATGCGTGGCTCCTGGCCCTGAGTGTCCTGGTGATTATATGCAGTATTCCTCGTGGACGTAACGTGGAAAACATGAA gtttttccGCATATCACTCCTGCCACTCAAATACATCTTGGGTATCAAGATAGTGGTGAAGGGCAAGGAGAACCTCAGGACTAAGAAACCTTTCGTCCTTGTGTTGAATCACCAGACCTCCCTTGACATTTTGG TGATGATGGAGATATTACCAAACCGCTGCGCGCCCATCGCAAAGAAGGAGATCCTGTACATGGGCACTTTTGGCCTGGCCTGCTGGCTGGCAGGTCTCATTTTCATTGACcgcaagaagaagaaagagtcTATCAGTACCTTGACAGAGGTGGCCCACTCCCTGCACAAAGAAAAT tTACGTGTCTTGATCTTCCCTGAAGGAACTCGAAATCATGATGGCTCCATGTTGCCTTTCAAAAGTGGGGCCTTCCAGCTGGCTGTAAAAGCTCAG GTTCCCATTATTCCTGCAGTGATCTCTTCCTACTGCAACTTCTACAaccagaaagagaagagatttaCACCAG GGAAAAGCATCATCCAGATCCTGCCAGAAGTGGAGACCCTGGGTCTGGGCCCGGATGATGTTCCCAAGCTCACCGCGCAGGTCCGTGACTCCATGCTCATCACCTACCAGCAGATATCAGGAATGGCCAATGGGGCTTCCCAAGAGTGA